A genomic window from Haladaptatus caseinilyticus includes:
- a CDS encoding PQQ-binding-like beta-propeller repeat protein, with protein sequence MDGTHRREFLKTVGILGAAATVGTGFALSAADTNESGSKWPMRRGNAGRTGATTDSGPGSNVTTDWSFDMGGGMFGSEPVVGEGRVYLAVTTSHTPSTSEGYVAAYDLAGNELWKRDGISRPGTPTLGDGTLYFDTYGSEDADSTGFFALDGETGETKWHKAASAGFGGALVADGGLYCKVMGDAYKVDSETGDVIWQTADVGGGICYTDGTLFYGDRVALSADDGSVLWDVSEDKDELQTVADDRVYSIKTDRDTGTDIRARSTDDGTVIWTHSLEIDDYWWGAQLTVADGHVFYRLDNAVHALDANTGEKVWAYETDAELASDVTAADDALYVGGRTDPDPDTGDALVIAIDAATGESKWSHSFGAWDFDDTGPAAGTPVVADGRVYTATFPMRSTLDWMYTEYADFHVLGSDESSETMTQTTQTTDEETTTTNEGTTTTDHETTVKTTTEEATTASGTTASETTESTRTTTETMATSTSMTERPQTSGATTDSAGGGIRTTTTTTDGQPGFGIVTAVGGLAGVGAYLRNRIERDD encoded by the coding sequence ATGGATGGGACACATCGGCGAGAGTTCCTCAAAACAGTAGGTATCCTCGGCGCGGCGGCAACAGTCGGAACCGGATTCGCGCTTAGTGCGGCGGATACCAACGAGTCCGGCAGTAAGTGGCCAATGCGCCGCGGAAACGCCGGACGAACCGGGGCGACCACCGATAGTGGTCCCGGTTCGAATGTAACGACCGACTGGTCGTTCGACATGGGTGGTGGAATGTTCGGTAGCGAACCAGTGGTTGGCGAGGGGAGAGTTTATCTGGCCGTGACGACATCGCACACTCCCTCGACCAGTGAGGGGTACGTCGCCGCCTACGACCTGGCGGGCAACGAGCTCTGGAAACGGGATGGAATTTCTCGTCCGGGGACACCCACACTCGGTGATGGAACGCTCTACTTCGATACCTACGGTTCCGAAGACGCCGACTCGACCGGATTCTTCGCGCTCGACGGTGAGACCGGTGAGACGAAATGGCACAAGGCGGCGTCCGCGGGGTTCGGTGGGGCGTTGGTCGCCGACGGCGGATTGTACTGCAAGGTGATGGGAGACGCCTACAAAGTCGACTCGGAAACCGGTGACGTGATCTGGCAAACCGCAGATGTCGGCGGAGGCATTTGCTATACCGATGGAACCCTCTTCTACGGCGATCGCGTCGCACTTTCCGCCGATGACGGCTCCGTCCTGTGGGACGTGTCTGAAGATAAAGATGAGTTACAGACGGTTGCCGATGATCGAGTGTACAGCATCAAAACCGACAGAGATACGGGAACCGACATCCGGGCGCGGTCAACCGACGACGGGACGGTTATATGGACACATTCGCTCGAAATCGACGACTACTGGTGGGGCGCTCAGCTCACGGTCGCTGACGGACACGTTTTCTATCGACTCGACAATGCGGTACACGCACTTGACGCGAATACGGGCGAGAAAGTGTGGGCGTACGAAACGGACGCAGAACTCGCGAGTGATGTAACGGCCGCGGACGACGCGCTCTACGTCGGTGGGCGAACGGACCCCGACCCGGATACCGGTGATGCGCTCGTCATCGCCATCGATGCGGCGACAGGCGAATCCAAATGGAGTCACTCGTTCGGAGCGTGGGATTTCGATGATACCGGACCCGCTGCCGGGACGCCCGTCGTCGCCGACGGGAGAGTGTACACTGCCACGTTCCCAATGCGGTCGACCCTCGATTGGATGTACACTGAGTATGCCGACTTTCACGTGCTCGGATCGGACGAGTCGAGTGAGACGATGACGCAAACCACCCAGACGACGGATGAGGAGACGACTACGACGAACGAAGGAACGACCACGACAGATCACGAAACAACGGTAAAGACGACGACCGAAGAAGCAACGACGGCGAGCGGAACAACAGCGAGTGAAACGACCGAAAGTACCAGGACAACGACGGAAACGATGGCCACATCGACATCCATGACGGAGAGACCACAAACATCGGGGGCCACGACGGACTCGGCAGGCGGTGGGATACGAACTACCACGACCACCACGGACGGACAACCGGGATTCGGAATCGTTACCGCGGTCGGCGGACTCGCGGGTGTGGGGGCGTATCTCCGCAATCGCATCGAGAGAGACGACTGA
- a CDS encoding NosD domain-containing protein has translation MVSSRVFAIGLVVLCLVGGVADARPLAASIGNSPTESTLVTQSAPTVGSCTKITKPGHYTLGRDIHNGKTRISTGCIEIRANDVVFDGNGHLLSGFGVSDTSGVRVENASNVTVRNVTVNDWNRGIFVTNSEDVTVRGVDASNNAIGIDVTDADARLVENTVRRDLKGVVLADPWDDELERNRIENNLVVNVYAPLAVVDVFGIQLTLGPPLDRDQDGKYEDVTGDGHAGFLDAVAFPIVVGADTVGIADVPSEQRTALDFDGDGGLDHGDVLAYAGLTPAA, from the coding sequence ATGGTTTCCTCGCGCGTCTTCGCGATTGGCCTGGTCGTCCTGTGTTTGGTAGGCGGTGTTGCCGACGCTCGACCACTTGCAGCATCTATCGGTAACTCGCCGACCGAATCAACGTTAGTGACACAATCAGCACCGACGGTCGGTTCGTGTACGAAAATTACGAAACCCGGTCACTACACGCTAGGGCGAGACATTCACAACGGCAAGACACGCATCTCGACTGGTTGTATCGAAATCCGGGCGAACGATGTCGTGTTCGATGGCAACGGGCACCTCCTCAGCGGGTTCGGCGTCAGCGATACCAGCGGCGTCCGCGTCGAAAATGCTTCGAACGTCACCGTCAGAAACGTCACGGTCAACGACTGGAATCGCGGCATATTTGTCACCAACTCGGAGGACGTAACGGTTCGTGGCGTGGATGCATCGAACAACGCGATCGGTATCGACGTGACCGACGCCGACGCTCGGCTGGTCGAAAATACGGTCAGGCGAGACCTCAAGGGCGTCGTTCTCGCCGACCCGTGGGACGACGAACTCGAACGAAACCGGATCGAAAACAACCTGGTCGTGAACGTCTATGCGCCACTCGCGGTCGTCGATGTGTTCGGCATCCAACTCACGCTCGGACCGCCACTCGACCGTGACCAAGATGGGAAGTACGAGGACGTGACCGGAGACGGTCACGCAGGGTTCCTGGACGCGGTGGCGTTTCCGATCGTCGTTGGAGCGGACACGGTTGGCATCGCGGACGTTCCGTCGGAACAGCGTACCGCCCTCGATTTCGACGGCGATGGAGGGTTGGACCACGGCGACGTGCTCGCGTACGCCGGACTCACGCCCGCCGCGTGA
- a CDS encoding YihY/virulence factor BrkB family protein, with product MSVTTTARSVIDVVRERNITFLAASFAYYAFVSVFPLALLAITVGSLIGGQAFATALVDQAQGLLSQQGASFLEQALQNSSARASASLLSVVVLLWSALKLFRGLLLAFEEVYQRDPEAGIVEQLKKGLVTLVAVAVGIALMIAIGAVIRSATLESIPLIDFAGTLALLLGLMLVFLPLYYVLPPVSMTLREALPGTVFAAVGWIILQGGFQAYAGAASKAPVYGALAGVILFLTWLYFAGVLLLVGAVVNVVVADRNAALLD from the coding sequence ATGAGCGTCACCACGACGGCCCGGTCGGTCATCGATGTCGTCCGCGAACGCAACATCACGTTTCTCGCGGCGAGTTTCGCATACTACGCCTTCGTGTCGGTCTTTCCGCTCGCGCTTCTCGCAATCACCGTCGGGTCACTCATCGGCGGACAGGCGTTCGCCACCGCGCTCGTCGACCAGGCACAGGGGTTGCTATCGCAACAGGGCGCTTCCTTCCTCGAACAGGCGCTACAGAACTCGTCGGCACGGGCAAGCGCGTCCCTCCTGAGTGTCGTCGTCCTACTTTGGAGCGCGCTCAAACTGTTTCGGGGGCTGTTGCTCGCCTTCGAGGAGGTGTATCAGCGTGACCCTGAGGCCGGTATCGTCGAACAGCTAAAGAAGGGGCTCGTCACGCTGGTCGCCGTCGCCGTCGGTATCGCGTTGATGATCGCTATCGGGGCCGTGATTCGGTCGGCGACGTTGGAGTCGATTCCGCTCATCGACTTCGCCGGGACGCTTGCCCTCCTGTTGGGCCTCATGCTCGTTTTCCTCCCGCTGTACTACGTGTTACCGCCGGTGTCGATGACGCTCCGCGAGGCACTCCCCGGTACCGTCTTCGCCGCCGTCGGGTGGATCATTCTGCAAGGTGGCTTTCAGGCGTATGCGGGTGCTGCGAGCAAAGCCCCCGTCTATGGGGCGCTCGCCGGTGTCATCCTCTTTCTTACGTGGCTCTACTTCGCGGGCGTCCTCCTGCTCGTCGGGGCCGTGGTAAACGTCGTCGTCGCGGATCGAAATGCTGCACTCCTGGACTGA
- a CDS encoding flavin reductase family protein, translating to MELDPNEVQSLYRTLAGAVVPRPIAWVSTRSPDGVDNLAPYSFFNVVSVAPPVVMFAPVDGQDGLKDTPANIRETEAFVVNVVTEPLAEAMNRTSATLPHGESEFDHAGLARAESTTVDAPRVAETPVAFECSLYEMVDIGASTMVLGEVEWVHIDDSVTTDGKLDVKKIDAVGRLSGNLYANTKERFSMERPP from the coding sequence ATGGAACTCGACCCGAACGAAGTACAGTCGCTCTATCGAACGCTGGCGGGTGCCGTCGTTCCACGCCCGATTGCCTGGGTAAGCACTCGAAGTCCCGATGGAGTGGACAACCTCGCGCCGTACAGTTTTTTCAACGTCGTGAGCGTTGCGCCGCCGGTCGTAATGTTCGCGCCGGTAGACGGCCAAGATGGATTGAAAGACACTCCCGCAAACATCCGCGAAACCGAGGCGTTCGTCGTAAACGTCGTTACCGAACCGCTGGCGGAGGCGATGAACCGGACGAGCGCGACGCTTCCTCACGGGGAAAGCGAGTTCGACCACGCCGGACTCGCCCGAGCGGAGTCGACGACGGTGGACGCACCGCGCGTCGCAGAGACGCCAGTCGCGTTCGAATGTTCCCTGTACGAGATGGTGGATATCGGCGCATCGACGATGGTACTCGGCGAGGTCGAGTGGGTTCACATCGACGATTCCGTGACGACCGACGGAAAACTCGACGTGAAGAAAATCGATGCTGTCGGTCGTCTTTCAGGAAATTTATATGCGAACACGAAGGAACGATTTTCCATGGAGCGCCCTCCGTGA
- a CDS encoding DUF7282 domain-containing protein — MTSAVAGVAVATDHGANATAVSDTVAQSSDDSDWSDGNSDSGGNPDNKTSDDSNDSRTGDDCKDEILKASIAFDKQSTDGESVTVQKVTLKEKGYVVIYDENGNVVGQSEQLEAGTHADVTIKLNDEFCEDTKLKAVLYVDSNGNDDDADWSDGDSDSDGDDSDDDGDHPALNGDKAISGWACIIIE; from the coding sequence TTGACCTCTGCCGTGGCCGGCGTTGCGGTGGCCACGGATCATGGCGCTAACGCAACCGCAGTGAGCGACACTGTTGCGCAATCATCGGACGACAGCGACTGGAGCGACGGTAATTCCGACAGTGGCGGTAACCCGGACAACAAAACCAGCGACGACTCGAACGATAGCAGGACTGGTGACGACTGTAAGGATGAAATACTAAAAGCGAGCATCGCCTTCGACAAGCAATCTACCGATGGCGAGTCCGTGACCGTACAGAAAGTCACGCTGAAAGAGAAGGGATACGTCGTTATCTACGACGAAAATGGCAACGTCGTCGGGCAGTCCGAGCAGCTCGAAGCCGGAACCCACGCGGATGTCACCATCAAGCTGAACGACGAGTTCTGTGAGGATACGAAGCTGAAAGCTGTCCTCTACGTCGATAGCAACGGCAACGACGACGACGCTGACTGGAGCGACGGCGACTCCGACAGTGACGGCGACGACAGCGATGACGATGGCGATCACCCCGCCTTGAACGGCGACAAAGCCATCTCGGGGTGGGCGTGCATCATCATCGAATAA
- a CDS encoding mandelate racemase/muconate lactonizing enzyme family protein → MGRDYSTLHDPNAEYTMRNLSAETMGTTANRSGTRDVEITDVQTTMVDGNFPWTLVRVYTDAGIVGTGEAYWGAGVPELIERMKPFVVGENPLDIDRLFEHLVQKMSGEGSVEGVTVTAISGIEIALHDLAGKILDVPAYQLLGGKYRDEVRVYCDCHTADEADPEACADEAERVVEELGYDALKFDLDVPSGLEKDRANRHLRPGEIRHKAEIVERVTERVKDRADVAFDCHWTFSAGSAKRLAKSIEDYDVWWLEDPVPPENLKVQEEVTKSTSTPITVGENRYRVTEERRLIENLAVDIIAPDLPKVGGMRETRKIADVANQYYVPVAMHNVSSPVATMASAHVGTAIPNSLAVEYHSYQLGWWEDLVEEDVIEDGYIEIPEKPGLGITLDMDVVEEKMVEGETLFD, encoded by the coding sequence ATGGGACGCGATTACTCGACGCTCCACGACCCGAACGCGGAGTACACGATGCGGAATCTTTCCGCAGAAACGATGGGCACGACGGCGAATCGAAGTGGTACACGTGACGTCGAAATTACCGACGTACAGACGACGATGGTTGACGGGAACTTCCCGTGGACGCTCGTTCGCGTCTACACCGACGCTGGAATCGTCGGCACGGGTGAAGCCTACTGGGGCGCGGGAGTGCCCGAGCTCATCGAGCGGATGAAACCGTTCGTCGTCGGCGAAAACCCGCTCGACATCGACCGGCTGTTCGAACACCTCGTCCAGAAGATGTCCGGCGAGGGGTCCGTCGAAGGCGTCACGGTAACCGCAATTTCGGGCATCGAAATCGCCCTCCACGACCTCGCGGGAAAGATTCTCGACGTTCCAGCGTACCAACTGCTCGGCGGGAAGTACCGTGACGAGGTTCGCGTGTACTGTGACTGCCACACTGCTGACGAGGCAGACCCCGAGGCTTGCGCCGACGAGGCAGAGCGCGTTGTTGAGGAACTCGGCTACGACGCCCTGAAGTTCGACTTGGACGTTCCGTCCGGTCTCGAAAAGGACCGCGCGAACCGCCACCTCCGGCCCGGAGAGATCCGGCACAAAGCCGAGATCGTCGAGCGAGTTACCGAGCGCGTGAAAGACCGCGCCGACGTCGCCTTCGACTGCCACTGGACGTTTTCGGCCGGCAGCGCGAAACGCCTCGCAAAGTCCATCGAGGACTACGACGTGTGGTGGCTCGAAGATCCGGTTCCACCGGAGAATCTGAAAGTACAAGAAGAGGTCACGAAATCCACCAGCACGCCGATTACGGTGGGCGAAAACCGCTATCGCGTCACCGAGGAACGACGTCTCATCGAAAACCTCGCCGTGGACATCATCGCTCCCGACCTGCCGAAGGTGGGTGGCATGCGCGAAACCCGAAAAATCGCGGACGTCGCGAACCAGTATTACGTCCCGGTCGCGATGCACAACGTCTCCTCGCCCGTGGCGACGATGGCCAGTGCCCACGTCGGCACCGCGATTCCGAACTCGCTAGCGGTGGAGTACCACTCCTACCAACTCGGCTGGTGGGAAGACCTGGTGGAGGAGGACGTTATCGAGGACGGCTATATCGAAATTCCGGAGAAACCGGGACTCGGTATCACGCTCGACATGGACGTCGTGGAGGAAAAAATGGTCGAAGGCGAGACGTTGTTCGACTAA
- a CDS encoding cellulase family glycosylhydrolase codes for MTRRCTRRGFIATGVASAVSLAGCVADAREPPVDIRGAMYLPSRAMNSFQMWHTYERGVTQRDMGFAARLNLNALRTWLSYEAWHKDQDSFGRAVDHLLRTAESHGIRVMLGIFEGVGRPPVPKNLYDTDPWTGTSVWSPGKRVMRNPDRWGRPTQFAKWVMDRYGDDERVLAIEVMNEPGWRPWKKRFAREMFRVVRDVRGSVPLTVGATSLANVADYYDWGIDIAQFHYNYPNTQDIYRGVLEQAKKLQRSAGMPVWLTEWQRIADFGWGQQNVPPAKRGPQYASLVPPIRESGVGNFFWSLMLKPAYMLSQRKRGILNGVFHEDGSVWSMEDARAIKSMSGDSSFSGRQRKEWPEWAQKAKRRA; via the coding sequence ATGACTCGTCGGTGTACGAGACGGGGGTTCATCGCTACCGGCGTCGCATCCGCTGTTTCGCTGGCAGGATGCGTAGCCGATGCCCGAGAACCGCCGGTCGATATCCGAGGTGCGATGTATCTCCCATCCCGAGCGATGAACTCGTTTCAGATGTGGCATACCTACGAACGTGGTGTCACGCAACGCGATATGGGTTTTGCCGCTCGACTGAATCTAAACGCCCTCCGAACGTGGCTCAGCTACGAAGCCTGGCACAAGGACCAAGACTCGTTCGGCCGAGCGGTTGACCATCTCCTGCGGACGGCCGAATCACACGGCATTCGCGTCATGCTCGGGATTTTCGAAGGCGTCGGCCGTCCGCCCGTTCCGAAGAACCTCTACGATACGGACCCATGGACGGGAACGTCCGTCTGGTCCCCCGGAAAACGCGTGATGCGAAATCCCGACCGGTGGGGGCGGCCCACCCAGTTCGCGAAGTGGGTGATGGATCGTTACGGCGACGACGAGCGAGTGCTCGCCATCGAGGTGATGAACGAACCGGGATGGCGGCCATGGAAGAAGCGATTCGCCCGCGAGATGTTCCGCGTCGTCCGCGACGTTCGAGGAAGCGTTCCATTGACGGTCGGTGCGACGAGTTTGGCGAACGTGGCCGACTACTACGATTGGGGGATCGACATCGCGCAGTTCCACTACAACTATCCGAACACGCAGGACATCTACCGCGGCGTGCTCGAACAGGCCAAAAAACTCCAACGAAGCGCCGGGATGCCGGTGTGGCTCACCGAATGGCAGCGAATCGCCGACTTCGGATGGGGACAGCAAAACGTCCCCCCGGCCAAGCGCGGCCCACAGTATGCTTCTCTCGTCCCGCCAATCCGCGAGTCCGGCGTCGGCAACTTCTTCTGGTCGCTTATGCTCAAACCGGCCTATATGCTTAGCCAACGAAAGCGCGGTATCTTAAACGGTGTTTTCCACGAGGACGGGTCGGTATGGAGCATGGAAGACGCCCGTGCCATCAAATCGATGTCAGGTGATAGTTCGTTCTCCGGACGTCAGCGAAAGGAATGGCCGGAGTGGGCGCAGAAGGCGAAACGACGGGCGTAA
- a CDS encoding ferritin family protein, producing MNADDFDDSVRTAKSTELDRLGSQQLLVALTGADLEPEVVLTAVARSEHTAAETFSEWAGRSQRELFDRLAKQEEDHYERVVAELDTFEPAEIDPMHGRLRELDDDVSRAGGLVGRSLVGDKTLLQVVNFFVNKADERRANVFRDLRSDTQNNIGDGVSLLTDCCGGEADWEYARETAEEIVQIAYEDYADTLTGMGLDPKPIC from the coding sequence ATGAACGCCGACGATTTCGACGATTCGGTTCGAACGGCCAAATCAACCGAACTCGACCGCCTCGGCTCGCAACAACTCCTCGTCGCGCTTACCGGCGCTGATCTCGAACCCGAGGTTGTGCTCACCGCGGTGGCGAGAAGCGAACACACCGCGGCCGAAACGTTTTCCGAATGGGCCGGGAGGTCGCAGCGGGAACTGTTCGACCGACTGGCAAAACAGGAAGAGGACCATTACGAACGCGTGGTCGCTGAACTGGACACATTCGAACCGGCCGAAATCGATCCGATGCACGGACGTCTCCGCGAACTGGACGACGACGTTTCTCGCGCGGGCGGCCTCGTCGGACGCTCGCTCGTCGGCGACAAGACCTTGCTGCAGGTCGTGAACTTCTTCGTCAACAAGGCCGACGAGCGCCGTGCAAACGTTTTTCGTGACTTGCGCTCGGATACCCAGAACAACATCGGCGACGGCGTCTCCTTGCTTACCGACTGCTGTGGCGGTGAAGCGGACTGGGAGTACGCGCGGGAGACCGCTGAAGAAATAGTTCAGATCGCCTACGAGGACTACGCCGATACGTTAACTGGAATGGGACTCGACCCGAAGCCGATCTGCTGA
- a CDS encoding MBL fold metallo-hydrolase — MEDALSARSLYDRLNRGESLTILDVRNRDEFEAWHIDAPRTVQTPYAEFMSAKVTDEIPTLADSLALESPVVAVCPRGEASERVAEMLRDAGIDAKNLADGMNGWARVYVAREIDGGSGQDDATILQYERPSSGCLSYLVISDGEAAVIDPLREFADRYVEDTRAQGAALRYAIDTHVHADHVSGLREVASATDAEMILPDGARDRGLALEAAFVQDGDEIEVGTAALTAIYAPGHTSEMMLFRLGNTLFSADTLFLDSIGRPDLEGGTSDEVASDGSDRAVDLASDLYETLHEHVLSLPDGTVVAPGHVHEKTRRRGDDTFTARLPTVRDSIPLLSVGRDEFVARVASDLPPRPANYEEIVMVNLGRKTVEDAAAFELELGPNNCAVQ; from the coding sequence ATGGAAGATGCCCTCTCCGCTCGAAGCCTGTACGACCGACTGAACCGAGGTGAGTCGCTCACGATTCTCGACGTTCGTAACCGCGACGAGTTCGAGGCGTGGCATATCGACGCTCCCCGGACCGTCCAGACGCCCTACGCCGAATTCATGAGCGCGAAGGTAACGGACGAGATTCCGACGCTTGCCGACTCGCTTGCCCTCGAATCACCAGTCGTCGCGGTCTGTCCTCGCGGCGAAGCGAGCGAACGGGTCGCAGAGATGCTCCGAGACGCCGGCATCGACGCGAAGAATCTGGCCGACGGAATGAACGGGTGGGCGCGAGTGTACGTCGCACGCGAAATCGACGGCGGAAGTGGCCAGGATGACGCGACCATTCTCCAGTACGAGCGTCCGTCAAGCGGTTGTCTATCGTACCTCGTCATCTCCGATGGGGAGGCCGCCGTTATCGACCCGCTCCGGGAGTTTGCCGACCGATACGTCGAAGACACCCGAGCACAGGGAGCAGCGCTTCGATACGCCATCGACACACACGTCCACGCGGACCACGTGAGCGGCCTGCGTGAAGTCGCATCGGCGACTGACGCGGAAATGATCCTGCCCGATGGCGCGCGAGACAGAGGGCTCGCGTTAGAGGCAGCGTTCGTACAGGATGGCGACGAAATCGAGGTCGGAACGGCGGCGCTGACCGCGATTTACGCTCCAGGCCATACCAGCGAAATGATGCTGTTTCGGCTCGGAAATACGCTTTTCAGCGCCGATACGCTGTTTTTAGATAGCATCGGGCGGCCCGATCTGGAGGGAGGGACGAGCGACGAAGTCGCAAGCGACGGTTCGGACCGAGCGGTCGACCTGGCGAGTGATCTTTACGAAACACTTCACGAGCACGTTCTCTCGCTTCCGGATGGGACAGTCGTCGCACCGGGACACGTTCACGAGAAAACGCGGCGGAGGGGAGACGACACCTTCACCGCACGATTGCCGACAGTGCGTGATTCGATTCCGCTCCTCTCTGTCGGCCGTGACGAGTTCGTGGCACGAGTCGCCAGTGACCTCCCACCTCGGCCTGCCAACTACGAGGAGATCGTCATGGTGAATCTCGGACGGAAAACGGTCGAGGACGCCGCCGCGTTCGAACTCGAACTCGGGCCGAACAACTGTGCGGTGCAGTAA
- a CDS encoding DsbA family protein: protein MTRQNPIRNATQNTTRRTFMRLIGGTALFGLANTVNANHTTADPVSGAPVPDTPGQYTYATMGHGGNPTATLYGNFKCPYTKDFVLNNLEDVIREFVEPGRLDIRFRALAYEPPGHSSHGSSYYFISDSDPLISESAMGAWTAEPNEYWAFFRNMFENRVSGNVSYSDMRVRMNRSDLEERDTAISWAKEGRYEDPVYQTRYAAGDDGVTYTPTFELNGDTTPPHHDTHDILNWIENRLPDDGGSGGSSGSLGEFGSITAKQGDENEWFDEGLAGSYDSPTVIAKSLTYDGHDPAHVRLRNVGSSGFQYRIEEWEYEDGPHTSETFGYAVFESGAHSLGGATVEVGHVTTDDSFRTVSFEQDFASTPVVFSQAQSRNGLDAVITRHHEVSRDGMDICLKEQDRYGAHTDESVGYLAVEEGYGSVGGTDFEAGRTGDVVTHQWHEISFDGSHDNPTFIADIQTYNGYDSSEIRYRNLTSSSVEVRIEEERSADDEVAHRAESVGYLVFDR from the coding sequence GTGACGCGACAAAACCCTATCCGAAACGCGACGCAAAACACGACACGACGAACGTTTATGCGACTCATCGGCGGTACTGCACTTTTCGGACTTGCAAATACTGTAAATGCGAACCACACCACCGCAGACCCCGTCTCCGGTGCCCCAGTACCTGATACTCCGGGACAGTACACCTATGCCACGATGGGTCACGGTGGCAACCCGACCGCGACGCTGTACGGGAATTTCAAATGCCCGTATACGAAGGATTTCGTCCTCAACAACCTCGAAGATGTGATTCGGGAGTTCGTCGAACCGGGACGCCTCGACATTCGGTTTCGGGCGCTTGCCTACGAACCCCCGGGACACTCCTCCCATGGCTCCTCGTACTACTTTATTTCCGACAGCGACCCGCTCATCTCCGAATCCGCGATGGGTGCATGGACGGCCGAACCGAACGAGTACTGGGCCTTCTTCCGCAATATGTTCGAAAACCGGGTCTCCGGCAACGTCTCTTACAGCGACATGCGTGTCCGGATGAATCGATCCGACCTCGAAGAACGTGATACCGCCATCTCGTGGGCGAAAGAAGGCAGATACGAGGATCCAGTCTACCAGACGCGGTACGCTGCTGGCGACGACGGTGTGACGTACACGCCCACGTTCGAACTGAACGGCGATACGACACCCCCACATCACGACACCCACGACATTCTGAACTGGATAGAAAACCGTCTGCCGGACGACGGCGGCAGTGGTGGGTCCTCCGGATCGCTCGGCGAATTCGGGTCGATAACAGCGAAACAGGGCGACGAAAACGAATGGTTCGATGAGGGCTTAGCGGGGTCGTACGATTCGCCGACCGTCATCGCCAAATCGCTGACCTACGACGGCCATGACCCCGCCCACGTTCGATTACGAAACGTCGGCAGTAGCGGGTTCCAGTACCGAATCGAGGAGTGGGAGTACGAGGATGGACCACACACCAGCGAAACGTTCGGGTACGCCGTCTTCGAATCCGGGGCACATTCGCTCGGCGGCGCGACGGTCGAGGTAGGACACGTGACCACCGACGACTCCTTCCGGACCGTCTCGTTCGAGCAGGATTTCGCTTCGACGCCCGTCGTCTTCAGCCAGGCTCAATCGCGGAACGGACTCGACGCCGTGATAACGCGCCATCACGAGGTATCCCGGGATGGGATGGATATCTGTCTGAAAGAGCAGGACAGGTACGGGGCGCACACGGACGAATCGGTCGGCTATCTCGCAGTCGAGGAGGGATACGGAAGCGTCGGTGGAACGGACTTCGAGGCGGGACGGACGGGTGACGTCGTCACCCACCAGTGGCACGAAATTTCGTTCGACGGATCGCACGACAACCCGACGTTCATCGCGGACATCCAGACGTACAATGGCTACGACTCCTCGGAAATCCGGTATCGGAACCTCACGAGTTCGAGCGTCGAAGTTCGAATCGAAGAGGAGCGAAGCGCCGACGACGAAGTCGCCCATCGAGCCGAGTCGGTCGGATATTTGGTGTTTGACCGCTAA